The following coding sequences are from one Humulus lupulus chromosome X, drHumLupu1.1, whole genome shotgun sequence window:
- the LOC133807064 gene encoding uncharacterized protein LOC133807064 isoform X2: protein MNISVACSMRASLVSFSPIITTTASFHLRRAPSLSVGEPSFSFWGYPFPHIVPDNSHVLHSRKKRSEPQQPVLSPTIVDEVSLDDEEDLLFDDLENDIIDDDEDYGEDEYASDDAETYVGDGGAGGGISLAGTWWDKKALEIAEEVSLSFDGELKIYAFKTLLNSTIQVRIETLANKSGSPTMEDIEAFTTTYRARLDEAELAKSVPENVSLEVSSPGVERVVRIPQDLDRFKDRVMYVKYASETATAGSSSESDGVFRLVSFDMEIKYCTWGIADVRINREKSGKGRPLNKKQREWRLETPFDSLSLVRLYSEF, encoded by the exons ATGAACATAAGCGTAGCTTGTAGCATGAGAGCCTCTTTGGTTTCATTTTCACCAATCATAACTACAACTGCCTCCTTCCACTTGAGGAGGGCACCTTCTCTCTCAGTGGGCGAGCCTTCTTTCTCATTCTGGGGATACCCTTTTCCACATATAGTCCCAGACAACTCCCATGTTCTCCATTCCCGCAAAAAACGTTCGGAGCCCCAGCAACCAGTCCTCAGCCCAACTATCGTTGATGAAGTTTCACTAGACGATGAAGAAGACCTTCTCTTTGACGACCTCGAAAATG ACATCATAGATGATGATGAGGATTATGGTGAAGATGAGTATGCGTCGGATGATGCTGAGACCTAT GTTGGAGATGGAGGTGCAGGGGGTGGAATTTCTCTGGCAGGGACATGGTGGGACAAAAAGGCATTAGAGATTGCTGAAGAAGTTTCTCTTTCTTTTGATGGTGAACTGAAAATATATGCCTTCAAGACATTGTTGAATTCCACCATTCAAGTGCGCATCGAGACACTTGCAAATAA ATCTGGTTCCCCCACCATGGAAGACATAGAAGCTTTTACCACAACATATCGGGCACGGTTAGATGAAGCAGAGCTGGCTAAATCTGTTCCTGAGAATGTGTCGTTAGAG GTGTCATCACCAGGTGTCGAAAGGGTAGTTCGGATTCCACAAGACCTTGACCGGTTCAAAGATCGAGTTATGTACGTAAAATATGCGAGTGAGACAGCCACTGCTGGTTCATCCTCAGAAAGTGATGGTGTTTTTAGGCTTGTTTCGTTTGATATGGAGATAAAGTATTGCACTTGGGGGATAGCAGACGTGAGAATAAATAGAGAGAAATCAGGTAAAGGAAGACCTCTCAATAAAAAACAAAGAGAGTGGCGTTTGGAGACACCCTTTGATTCCCTGAGTTTGGTCCGGTTGTATTCTGAATTTTGA
- the LOC133807063 gene encoding putative UDP-glucuronate:xylan alpha-glucuronosyltransferase 3: MRGTSSSPVEPRLRLSASANDDTNKRRPQRNRVFGHFEKAFRIPVQDRNLNYKPTLKVVLVIILLGTFVTLFLSPAVYNTEHLSHSISRPNYIERWVGESPAADLRYVSSLDINWDQISDVLEKLTDRDTFKGIGLLNFNSSEIVQWNQLIPDAEHVLLHLDHVSHNTTWESLYPEWIDEEEDFDFPTCPYVPKIQVPGKPRLDLIALKLPCDKSGRWSRDVARLHLQLEAARLSSSAKGYHPVHVLFVTECFPIPNLFTCKDLVTREGNAWLYEPDRNKLRDKVQLPVGSCELSVPLNAKENFHSERAPREAYATILHSAHVYVCGAIVAAQSIRMAGSTRDLVILVDETISDYHRGGLEAAGWKIHTIQRIRNPKAEPEAYNEWNYSKFRLWQLTDYDKIIFIDADLLILRNIDFLFEMPEISAIGNNATLFNSGVMVIEPSNCTFQLLMDHINEIVSYNGGDQGYLNEIFTWWHRIPKHMNFLKHYWEGDEPEKKEMKTRLFGADPPILYVIHYLGNKPWVCFRDYDCNWNVDFLQEFASDVAHKTWWKVHDAMPENLHKYCLLRSKQKAALEWDRMQAQKANYTDGHWKIKIKDTRLKACFEEFCFWESMLWHWGEKNWTDNATATPALPAVTKASLTS, from the exons ATGAGAGGCACTTCTTCCAGTCCCGTTGAGCCCCGACTTCGTTTGTCTGCTTCAGccaa TGATGACACAAACAAAAGAAGACCCCAAAGAAATAGAGTTTTTGGGCATTTTGAGAAAGCATTCCGAATTCCTGTACAAGATCGGAATTTAAACTACAAACCTACTTTGAAAGTTGTGCTCGTCATCATACTGTTGGGAACTTTTGTGACACTCTTCCTTTCTCCGGCTGTTTATAACACAGAACATCTATCACATTCTATATCTCG GCCTAATTATATAGAGAGATGGGTTGGAGAGAGCCCTGCTGCAGATTTACGTTATGTTTCATCATTAGACATCAACTGGGACCAAATTTCAGACGTCCTAGAGAAGCTGACTGACCGAGATACATTCAAGGGAATAGGCCTTTTGAACTTTAATAGCAGTGAGATTGTGCAATGGAATCAGCTGATACCTGATGCTGAACATGTGCTTCTGCATCTGGACCATGTTTCACATAACACAACATGGGAATCTTTGTATCCTGAATGGATAGATGAAGAAGAAGATTTTGACTTTCCCACTTGTCCTTATGTGCCCAAGATCCAAGTTCCTGGAAAACCTCGGCTTGATCTTATCGCTCTCAAGCTCCCCTGCGACAAGTCAGGGAGGTGGTCGAGAGATGTAGCTCGTTTGCACTTGCAGCTAGAAGCAGCAAGGCTTTCTTCATCTGCCAAAGGGTATCATCCAGTTCATGTGCTTTTTGTGACTGAATGCTTTCCAATCCCAAATCTATTTACTTGTAAAGATCTCGTCACACGAGAAGGGAATGCGTGGCTATACGAACCAGATCGGAATAAATTGAGGGATAAGGTGCAGCTCCCAGTTGGATCATGTGAACTTTCAGTTCCTCTTAATGCTAAAG AAAACTTTCACTCCGAAAGAGCGCCCCGGGAAGCATATGCTACAATCCTTCACTCCGCCCATGTGTATGTTTGTGGAGCCATTGTTGCAGCGCAGAGTATTCGGATGGCTGGCTCAACACGAGATCTTGTGATACTCGTTGATGAAACAATTAGTGACTATCACCGAGGAGGGTTGGAGGCCGCCGGTTGGAAGATTCACACAATCCAAAGGATCAGGAACCCGAAAGCGGAACCAGAGGCGTACAACGAGTGGAACTACAGCAAGTTCCGCCTTTGGCAGTTGACGGATTATGACAAGATTATTTTCATCGATGCTGACTTGCTTATACTTAGGAACATTGATTTCCTGTTTGAGATGCCAGAAATATCAGCCATTGGAAACAATGCTACTCTATTTAACTCAGGTGTTATGGTTATTGAACCATCAAATTGTACATTTCAGCTGCTAATGGATCACATCAATGAAATTGTGTCCTACAACGGTGGGGACCAAGGATACCTTAACGAGATCTTTACATGGTGGCATAGGATCCCAAAACACATGAACTTCTTAAAACACTACTGGGAAGGCGATGAGCCAGAGAAAAAGGAGATGAAAACTCGACTATTCGGAGCTGATCCACCAATACTTTATGTCATACACTATCTGGGGAACAAGCCATGGGTTTGTTTCCGCGACTATGACTGCAACTGGAACGTTGACTTTCTGCAGGAGTTTGCGAGCGATGTTGCACACAAAACATGGTGGAAAGTTCACGACGCCATGCCAGAAAACTTGCACAAGTACTGCTTACTTCGGTCCAAGCAGAAAGCAGCACTGGAATGGGATCGAATGCAGGCCCAGAAAGCAAATTACACAGATGGTCACTGGAAGATTAAGATCAAGGACACGCGTTTGAAGGCGTGTTTCGAGGAATTCTGCTTCTGGGAGAGCATGTTGTGGCACTGGGGTGAAAAGAACTGGACAGACAATGCAACTGCTACTCCAGCACTTCCTGCAGTTACTAAAGCATCACTcacttcataa
- the LOC133807064 gene encoding uncharacterized protein LOC133807064 isoform X1, giving the protein MNISVACSMRASLVSFSPIITTTASFHLRRAPSLSVGEPSFSFWGYPFPHIVPDNSHVLHSRKKRSEPQQPVLSPTIVDEVSLDDEEDLLFDDLENEDIIDDDEDYGEDEYASDDAETYVGDGGAGGGISLAGTWWDKKALEIAEEVSLSFDGELKIYAFKTLLNSTIQVRIETLANKSGSPTMEDIEAFTTTYRARLDEAELAKSVPENVSLEVSSPGVERVVRIPQDLDRFKDRVMYVKYASETATAGSSSESDGVFRLVSFDMEIKYCTWGIADVRINREKSGKGRPLNKKQREWRLETPFDSLSLVRLYSEF; this is encoded by the exons ATGAACATAAGCGTAGCTTGTAGCATGAGAGCCTCTTTGGTTTCATTTTCACCAATCATAACTACAACTGCCTCCTTCCACTTGAGGAGGGCACCTTCTCTCTCAGTGGGCGAGCCTTCTTTCTCATTCTGGGGATACCCTTTTCCACATATAGTCCCAGACAACTCCCATGTTCTCCATTCCCGCAAAAAACGTTCGGAGCCCCAGCAACCAGTCCTCAGCCCAACTATCGTTGATGAAGTTTCACTAGACGATGAAGAAGACCTTCTCTTTGACGACCTCGAAAATG AAGACATCATAGATGATGATGAGGATTATGGTGAAGATGAGTATGCGTCGGATGATGCTGAGACCTAT GTTGGAGATGGAGGTGCAGGGGGTGGAATTTCTCTGGCAGGGACATGGTGGGACAAAAAGGCATTAGAGATTGCTGAAGAAGTTTCTCTTTCTTTTGATGGTGAACTGAAAATATATGCCTTCAAGACATTGTTGAATTCCACCATTCAAGTGCGCATCGAGACACTTGCAAATAA ATCTGGTTCCCCCACCATGGAAGACATAGAAGCTTTTACCACAACATATCGGGCACGGTTAGATGAAGCAGAGCTGGCTAAATCTGTTCCTGAGAATGTGTCGTTAGAG GTGTCATCACCAGGTGTCGAAAGGGTAGTTCGGATTCCACAAGACCTTGACCGGTTCAAAGATCGAGTTATGTACGTAAAATATGCGAGTGAGACAGCCACTGCTGGTTCATCCTCAGAAAGTGATGGTGTTTTTAGGCTTGTTTCGTTTGATATGGAGATAAAGTATTGCACTTGGGGGATAGCAGACGTGAGAATAAATAGAGAGAAATCAGGTAAAGGAAGACCTCTCAATAAAAAACAAAGAGAGTGGCGTTTGGAGACACCCTTTGATTCCCTGAGTTTGGTCCGGTTGTATTCTGAATTTTGA